Proteins encoded by one window of Salvia splendens isolate huo1 chromosome 5, SspV2, whole genome shotgun sequence:
- the LOC121803635 gene encoding uncharacterized protein LOC121803635: MAALVPGVLLKLLQHMNTDVKVAGEHRSSLLQVVSIVPALAAGELFPNQGFYLKVSDSSHATYVSLPDEHDDLILSDKIQLGQFVHIERLEAASPVPILRGVRPVPGRHPCVGTPEDIVATHSLGFLNNNGNPSSPACKSRSGSKLGGNVGVREVRDGKSNHSGGLKEDRKAPGLTRSKSQLSKLSLSVDVKKDYSAGGKMKSSGSRSIPSSPTSCYSLPTSFEKFSTGVRNQAKIKGLERLEKASGVSGSKEKPSPVRGGSSTGKKVSSGNLMKNIVQGLELGPKALRKSWEGNMDAKNRESPRLKVHRQEIKPDGRSNSAPRKSVSERLPSKEEDRKPSKSTRDESKVNASVKKAPTNGDAPDIVKASTRTSVGKKLSGEVSSNGFPGNLVKVSVSNRRLTDTNVSLASLPSSLANLGKEVLKHRDSAQTAAVEAMQEASIAETLLRCLSTYSELSLTAKEDNPQPAVEQFLHLHARLSKAHLLADSLSKTLSRDSDNEESPSEEALKVTSEGCKQAASWVNAALATNLASFALYSKSGTLSPAASSTPSPVSKTSTGNQPIIVLENSAKNTAAAPKALSKPRQTANSKNVSVGTLRKPNDGAAVGQSTRSSPPIEWAKGDGLDEAAELSEKLRLESQDWFLGFVERFLDADVDTSSLSDNGQIAGMLSQLKSVNDWLDEIGASKEEEQPPPIPTETIDRIRKKIYEYLLTHVESAAAALGGGGSTQGSPTKEAKGRR, translated from the exons ATGGCAGCTTTAGTCCCGGGGGTTTTGCTGAAGCTGCTGCAGCACATGAACACGGACGTGAAGGTCGCCGGAGAGCACCGCTCGTCGCTGCTGCAGGTGGTGAGCATCGTGCCGGCGCTGGCCGCCGGCGAGCTCTTCCCGAATCAAGGGTTTTACCTCAAGGTATCCGACTCCTCCCACGCCACCTACGTGTCTTTGCCTGATGAGCATGATGATCTGATTCTTAGCGATAAGATTCAATTGGGGCAGTTTGTCCACATCGAGAGGCTCGAGGCCGCCTCCCCCGTGCCCATCCTGAGGGGCGTGAGGCCGGTCCCGGGCCGCCACCCGTGTGTGGGAACCCCTGAGGATATAGTTGCCACTCATTCTTTAGGGTTCTTGAACAATAATGGCAATCCATCATCCCCTGCTTGTAAAAGTAGATCAGGGTCTAAGTTGGGGGGCAATGTGGGGGTGAGGGAGGTGAGGGATGGGAAATCGAATCATTCGGGTGGTTTGAAGGAGGATAGGAAGGCTCCTGGATTGACTAGATCCAAGTCCCAGCTGTCGAAGCTGTCTTTATCTGTGGATGTGAAGAAGGACTACTCTGCTGGTGGGAAGATGAAGTCCTCGGGGTCTAGGTCGATACCCTCGTCTCCGACTAGCTGTTACTCGCTGCCTACTTCTTTTGAGAAGTTCTCGACTGGTGTTAGGAATCAGGCGAAGATCAAGGGGCTGGAGAGGCTGGAGAAGGCAAGTGGTGTGTCGGGGTCAAAGGAGAAGCCTAGCCCTGTTCGTGGGGGGAGTTCGACTGGGAAGAAGGTCTCGAGTGGGAACTTGATGAAGAATATTGTTCAAGGGCTTGAATTGGGGCCGAAAGCGTTGAGGAAGAGCTGGGAAGGGAATATGGATGCCAAGAATCGGGAAAGTCCCAGATTGAAAGTTCACAGGCAGGAGATTAAGCCAGACGGAAGAAGTAACTCT GCACCGAGAAAATCAGTGAGCGAGAGATTGCCATCTAAAGAAGAAGATAGGAAGCCTTCAAAATCTACCAGAGATGAAAGCAAAGTTAATGCGTCTGTCAAGAAGGCTCCCACCAATGGGGATGCACCTGATATTGTCAAGGCATCTACACGAACTTCTGTGGGAAAGAAGTTATCTGGAGAAGTTTCTAGTAATGGATTTCCAGGAAATTTGGTGAAGGTTTCTGTTAGTAATAGGCGACTGACAGACACAAATGTCTCGTTGGCCTCACTGCCATCTTCTCTTGCAAATCTCGGGAAG GAAGTATTGAAGCACAGGGATTCAGCACAGACGGCTGCTGTAGAAGCAATGCAAGAAGCTTCAATTGCTGAGACTCTGCTTCGATGCTTAAG CACATATTCTGAGTTGAGTTTAACTGCAAAAGAAGATAACCCACAGCCTGCGGTTGAGCAGTTCTTACATCTCCATGCACGGTTGAGCAAAGCGCACCTTCTTGCAGATTCTTTATCGAAAACTCTTTCTCGTGATTCAGATAACGAAGAAAGTCCGTCAGAAGAGGCATTGAAGGTGACCTCAGAAGGGTGTAAACAAGCTGCTTCTTGGGTTAATGCTGCATTAGCcaccaatttggcttccttcgCATTGTACAGCAAATCAGGCACCCTCAGTCCGGCTGCATCATCAACTCCCTCTCCAGTTTCAAAGACGAGCACGGGCAACCAACCCATAATAGTCCTTGAAAACTCTGCCAAGAACACAGCAGCAGCTCCTAAGGCACTTTCAAAACCCCGGCAGACGGCCAATTCCAAGAACGTTTCAGTCGGGACACTGCGCAAGCCGAACGATGGGGCGGCTGTCGGCCAGAGCACGAGAAGCTCCCCTCCGATAGAGTGGGCTAAAGGAGATGGCCTCGATGAGGCTGCAGAGCTCTCTGAAAAGTTGCGGCTGGAGTCTCAGGATTGGTTCTTGGGATTCGTGGAGAGATTCTTGGATGCTGACGTGGACACGTCGTCTCTGTCAGATAACGGTCAGATAGCTGGAATGCTGAGTCAGCTCAAGAGTGTGAATGACTGGCTGGATGAAATAGGAGCAAGTAAGGAGGAAGAACAACCGCCTCCCATACCCACAGAGACGATCGATCGGATACGAAAAAAGATATATGAGTATCTCCTCACTCATGTAGAGTCTGCAGCTGCGGCACTGGGTGGTGGTGGTAGCACACAGGGCTCTCCAACAAAAGAAGCAAAAGGAAGAAGGTGA
- the LOC121802662 gene encoding 60S ribosomal protein L38-like, whose protein sequence is MVISLSIRMSNNSNLFIDYVLLLLLIKLELYHPKQIHEIKDFLLTARRPDATSVRIKKSKDVVKFKVRCSKYLYTLCVFDLQKADKLKQPLPPGLSVQDL, encoded by the exons ATGGTGATTTCCCTCTCGATCCGAATGAGCAACAACt CAAATTTGTTCATAGATTATGTGTTGCTATTGCTGCTAATCAAGCTAGAGCTGTATCAT CCGAAGCAGATTCATGAGATAAAGGACTTCCTTCTGACAGCTAGAAGGCCGGATGCCACGTCTGTGAGGATCAAGAAGAGCAAAGATGTGGTTAAGTTCAAGGTCAGGTGCTCGAAGTACCTGTACACCCTCTGCGTGTTTGATCTTCAGAAGGCTGACAAACTGAAGCAGCCCCTTCCACCTG GTTTGAGTGTTCAAGATCTGTGA
- the LOC121803360 gene encoding uncharacterized protein LOC121803360 → MASFGGGKSTAKILFIITINMAFLFLSSTSQSDSSSYLDDTVRVDPLDGFKKYRGGYDITDKNYWSSTAFTGIYGYSIAVVWLLCGVAYGGFLVVRSCCFKGRTLKKKRALCHKNCYVLPILLSIVFTLLAILGIGLVLGGNAKFHSRAKTVIDIIIDTADDASDTIYNTTGAMREMSVTLESVNADPETTRFLTSTSQRLDVQADDIARQASKNRRLIENGLKIVYIITTVTISLTLVAVISLLASGILKFQKIVQMIIAICWILTVLSWLFFGIYFFLENFSEDTCTSLESFQKDPYNNSLSSILPCDELLSAKSVLDDVSAGIYDLVNEVNNNISTSFGNIVQICNPFSPPPLHEYQPWSCPSGSIQIGDIPRVLRMLVCPESEGQTCNGGILVPAAEYNTIEAYTSSIQKLLDVYPGMEALVECQTVEDAFAEILGKECGPLKRHAKMVWASLLFLSLTMVALVLVSVVGAHHRRTQHSFSASVKPVSVFITPDVLESGAPKTADRI, encoded by the exons ATGGCCTCTTTCGGCGGCGGCAAATCCACAGCCAAAATCCTATTCATCATCACCATTAACATGGCTTTCCTATTCTTGTCAAGCACCTCACAATCAG ATTCGAGTAGTTACTTGGATGATACGGTGAGAGTAGACCCTTTGGATGGTTTCAAGAAATACAGAGGAGGCTACGATATAACGGACAAAAACTATTGGAGC TCGACCGCATTCACAGGCATATATGGATACAGCATTGCAGTTGTATGGCTTCTATGTGGTGTTGCATATGGAGGATTTCTTGTTGTAAGAAGCTGTTGTTTCAAAGGGAGAACACTCAAGAAAAAGAGAGCACTTTGTCACAAAAATTGCTATGTCCTACCTATCCTCTTATCAATTGTTTTTACCCTTCTTGCCAT ACTGGGGATTGGACTAGTTCTTGGAGGGAATGCCAAGTTCCATTCGAGGGCGAAGACCGTGATAGACATCATAATCGACACAGCGGATGATGCCTCGGACACAATATACAACACGACCGGGGCCATGAGGGAGATGAGCGTAACCTTAGAATCTGTCAATGCGGATCCTGAGACGACGCGCTTCCTCACCTCAACGTCCCAGAGGCTTGATGTCCAGGCCGATGATATTGCTAGACAAGCCTCAAAGAACCGGCGCCTCATCGAAAACGGCCTCAAGATTGT TTATATAATAACTACTGTCACAATTTCTCTGACTTTGGTAGCTGTGATTTCTCTTCTAG CATCAGGCATCCTGAAATTTCAGAAGATTGTTCAAAT GATAATTGCAATATGCTGGATATTGACTGTCCTAAGCTGGTTGTTCTTTGGTATCTATTTCTTCCTAGAAAA CTTCTCCGAAGACACGTGTACCTCGCTCGAAAGCTTCCAGAAGGATCCATATAACAACAGCCTGAGCTCCATCCTACCCTGTGACGAGCTGCTCTCTGCAAAATCGGTCTTGGATGATGTGAGCGCAGGAATCTACGACTTGGTGAACGAG GTGAACAACAACATATCGACATCGTTTGGCAACATCGTGCAGATCTGCAACCCTTTTTCTCCGCCACCTCTGCACGAATACCAGCCGTGGAGCTGTCCCTCTGGATCCATCCAAATAGGCGACATCCCCCGGGTGCTGCGGATGCTGGTATGTCCCGAATCGGAGGGGCAGACGTGCAACGGAGGGATCCTGGTACCTGCAGCCGAGTACAACACCATTGAAGCCTACACCTCCTCGATACAGAAGCTTCTAGACGTCTACCCCGGCATGGAAGCACTGGTCGAGTGCCAAACGGTGGAGGATGCCTTCGCTGAGATACTCGGAAAAGAGTGTGGGCCCCTCAAGAGGCATGCTAAAATGGTGTGGGCTTCGCTGCTCTTCCTCTCGTTAACCATGGTTGCGTTAGTCCTCGTTTCGGTTGTCGGAGCACACCATCGACGGACACAACATTCTTTCAGTGCTTCTGTGAAACCAGTCTCAGTTTTTATCACACCTGATGTGCTGGAATCTGGAGCACCTAAGACAGCAGACAGAATATAG